A single genomic interval of Lynx canadensis isolate LIC74 chromosome A2, mLynCan4.pri.v2, whole genome shotgun sequence harbors:
- the DUSP7 gene encoding dual specificity protein phosphatase 7 — protein sequence MKNQLRGPPARAHMSASGASAAGDTGAGSDPGAGSGSGASTGAGAATGAGAMPCKSAEWLQEELEARGGASLLLLDCRPHELFESSHIETAINLAIPGLMLRRLRKGNLPIRSIIPNHADKERFATRCKAATVLLYDEATAEWQPEPGAPASVLGLLLQKLRDDGCQAYYLQGGFNKFQTEYSEHCETNVDSSSSPSGSPPTSVLGLGGLRISSDCSDGESDRELPSSATESDGSPVPSSQPAFPVQILPYLYLGCAKDSTNLDVLGKYGIKYILNVTPNLPNAFEHGGEFTYKQIPISDHWSQNLSQFFPEAISFIDEARSKKCGVLVHCLAGISRSVTVTVAYLMQKMNLSLNDAYDFVKRKKSNISPNFNFMGQLLDFERTLGLSSPCDNHTPSEQLYFSTPTNHNLFPLNTLEST from the exons ATGAAAAACCAGCTCCGCGGCCCCCCAGCGCGGGCGCACATGTCGGCCTCGGGGGCGTCGGCTGCTGGGGACACCGGGGCGGGGTCGGATCCCGGTGCGGGGTCCGGGTCCGGCGCTAGCACCGGCGCGGGAGCTGCGACGGGTGCGGGAGCCATGCCCTGCAAGAGCGCCGAGTGGCTGCAGGAGGAGCTGGAGGCGCGCGGCGGCGCGTCCCTGCTGCTGCTCGACTGCCGGCCGCATGAGCTCTTCGAGTCGTCGCACATCGAGACGGCCATCAACCTGGCCATCCCGGGCCTCATGCTGCGCCGCCTGCGCAAGGGCAACCTGCCCATCCGCTCCATCATCCCCAACCACGCCGACAAGGAGCGCTTCGCCACGCGCTGCAAGGCGGCCACCGTGCTGCTCTACGACGAGGCCACGGCCGAGTGGCAGCCAGAGCCCGGCGCTCCTGCCTCGGTGCTTGGCCTGCTCCTGCAAAAGCTTCGCGACGACGGCTGCCAGGCCTACTACCTCCAAG GTGGTTTCAACAAGTTCCAGACAGAGTATTCAGAGCATTGTGAGACCAACGTGGACAGCTCGTCCTCACCAAGTGGCTCACCACCCACCTCAGTGCTGGGCCTGGGGGGCCTGCGGATCAGCTCTGACTGCTCAGACGGAGAGTCAGACCGAGAGTTGCCCAGCAGTGCCACTGAGTCGGACGGCAGCCCTGTGCCATCCAGCCAACCAGCCTTCCCCGTCCAGATCCTGCCCTACCTCTACCTCGGCTGCGCCAAGGACTCCACTAACCTGGACGTGCTCGGCAAGTACGGCATCAAGTATATCCTCAACGTCACGCCTAACCTGCCCAATGCCTTTGAGCACGGTGGCGAGTTCACCTACAAGCAGATCCCCATCTCTGACCACTGGAGCCAGAACCTCTCCCAGTTCTTCCCTGAGGCCATCAGCTTCATTG ACGAGGCCCGCTCCAAGAAGTGTGGTGTCCTGGTGCACTGCCTAGCAGGGATCAGCCGCTCGGTGACCGTCACCGTGGCTTACCTGATGCAGAAGATGAACCTGTCACTCAATGACGCCTACGACTTTGTCAAGAGGAAAAAGTCCAACATCTCGCCCAACTTCAACTTTATGGGGCAGCTGCTGGACTTCGAGCGGACGCTGGGGCTAAGCAGCCCATGTGACAACCACACCCCCAGCGAGCAGCTCTACTTCTCCACGCCGACCAACCACAACCTGTTCCCACTCAACACCCTTGAGTCCACGTGA